The genome window CAGCAGCAGTTCGGCGATCTGGTCGGCGGCTCCGGCGATATCATCACCGATGAAGCCGGGATGATCAGCAGCACCGCAGAAATGCGCCGCGAAACCGACCGTGTTGCCCGCGTTTATCAATTCGCGCAGCAATCCGGCAGGCTCGCCAAAACCTCGGCAGACAGCCTTATTTGGTCGGAAGAATGGGACGACCCGATCTCCGGCACTGCCGGTCGCCGCGCGCTGATTTACGATGACCAAACCGGCATCGGTCGCATTTACGAAGTGATTTACCAGTTCCCCGCGCAGTTGCAATTGCAATACGATTCAACGGAAATTCGCATCGACCTGAACGCGACATTGCTCGATTCGACGGACGACAAACTGTTGCAAATAAACAAGTTGAGCGAATTTCGCGAGGGCTTTGCGGTGCAAAAAGTAACCGGCGAAGGCATCGTTACGGATTGGGATGCTGATAACGAAATTACCGGCGCAATCGTCACGAATATCGTCGAATACGGCAGTTTGCGAAATCTGGAAAAGCTCACTCAAATTGCCGAATTTAACCCGGACGGCAGCGGCGCTGTTTCGGAAACGTTCGATTTTCGCGATAATACGAGCACCCAAAAAAGCGTCACGTTTAATGCGAATCACACTGGCACATTTTCGGAAACCTGGCGGAACGGCACCACCGTCACCGGCACATTCGACGATTTTGCGGACGACAATCACGCCGCGCTGACCCGCAACATCGATTTTGCCAATCACCCGTGGCTGGACAAAATGACCGATCGCGCCGAATACACGCTCGATCCGGCCGATTCCAGCAGCGACGGCACCGTTGCCCGACTGCTCTATTTTTTGAACGGTAATCTGGACTCGATGGAGGTGCAGGCGCATCGCGAATTTGACGGCGCATATTGGACGGAAACGCTGCAAATCCAAACCGCCAACGATGGCGCAACAAATCTGACCGTCATCGAAAAGGACAATTTTGATGAATTCGACGGTGAACATTTCAGCCCGGAGGGCTATTATGTGCAATTTAACGGCATCGATTACGACAACGGCAGCGGCGAATTGTGGCTGAGCGTTTACGCCTCCAAAACTGCTTTTGACAACGGCGAACCGCCGATTCTTTCCGCGCACTACATTTACAATCCGGATGGCAGCGGCACCGGAACCATCACCGAAAACGGCAGCACCTACGATGTAAAATTCGATGCCGATGGCGCAATCGAGGTCGTCGATACCGATGGTCGCTCCGTCGCGTTGAACGGATTTAATTAATTCCTTTAGGGCGAACGCTCATTCGTCCCATTTCTTTTTTTGAATAAATTTTTAACAAAAGGGCGAGCAGCCGCTCGCCCCTACATTTTTTCTTGGATAGATTGGTCACCAATCCTAAATTCAGGCTGAATAATCACATAGCCGCAGAAATAATCGGGAGCCTCTGTATTTGCAGGATTGAACACAACAGGCAATTTTAGTCATTCCTGCGAAGGCAGGAATCTCCAGAAAAAACGAAATAGCTGCGGTAAAAATTTCGACCCGTAAATCAATGAAAAACAACATCCGACACATCCTCATTTTCCTGATTGCGGTTGCCGCGTTGCAACCGCTGTTCGGACAACAAGCGCTGACCGTGGAAACGCTGGAAATCACCGGGAACAGCAAAACGCGCGAATCCGTTATCCGCAATTATCTCACCATCCGCGAAAACGAACCGGTCACCCGTGAACAGCTTGCCGCGGACGAAGCCCGGTTGCGTAGCACCAATTTTTTCAAAGAAGTTCAAATTTCCATTATGCCCGGCAGTGAAAAAGGGCTGGCAAAAGTAACCGTGACGGTCAGCGAGCGAAAGTGGCCGTTTTTCCAGTTCAAAAGCGGATTTAACGAGCTGGACGGCTGGTATATCAGCCCGATCGGGCTGCGATTCGACAATATTTTGGGACGTGGCAACGTCCTCGGCTGGGAGCTGATCATCGGCGATCGCGTGGCGGGTGCACGGCTGGCATACGTTCGCCCGTTTTTGTTCGGCTCGGAATACGATCTCGGTGTGCAGATTTTCGGCTACAACCGCGAATTTCTCCATTTTCAGCCGGACGAGCGGCTCCGCCAACAGGTTCGCGATGCCGGATTCAAGCTGCAAATCAGCGGTAACAGCGGTCTGGCGAAATATTTTTCCGCCGCGATTGTCGGGCAAAACGTGGTGCCGGACACTTTTCTTACCCGCGAAAGAAACGGCGACGAGCGGTTCGACGCGCCCACATTTTTGCAGCAGCCGGTGGACACCCAAAAAATCGGGCGGTTCATTTTGGCGTTCACGGTCGATACGCGCGACCAGAAAATCCACCCGCTTTCCGGCTGGTGGGGCAGCGCGGTGCTCGATCAGGCAACCAAAGAATTGGGCAGTTTCGCCAGTTTTTACCGCTTCACGGTGGACGTGCGGCGCTACCAACCGCTCTGGAAAAAGCTCACCGGTGCGGCGCGCATCCGTTGGGGAACGGTCAGCGAGAGCGCGCCGTTTTACGAAAAATTTTATCTCGGTGGACCCAATTCGTTGCGCGGTTATGCCGATCGCAGTTTGACGCCGCCCGGCTACGCTGCGGAAATCGCCCAAAGCAGCGTGGAACTGCGTTTCCCGCTTTCGCGCCGATTGAAATATGACCGATTCACCGGTGTGCTGTTTTTCGATGCCGGCTACGCCTGGAACGATCCCGAAGCATTTGATTTTTCTAAATTTAAAAGTGGCATCGGTTGGGGATTGCGGCTGCGACTCCCGATCGTCGGGTTGCTCCGCACCGATTTCGCCTACCCGCTCGATGGCGACGACCGCGAAATGCGCGTACACGTTTCGTTGGGGCATACGTTTTAAAGGATAAAGGATAAAGGGTAAAGGATAAAGTGAAGTGTGAAAAGCGATGTGAAACTGCTGATCACCCATTCACTCTTTTACCCACTCAAACAATAAAAACCCGGACGTAATTTGGACCATCGCTATCGCAACATTTTCTGGCTGATTGCATTTTGCCTGCTGTTTTCCGGGAAAATGCCGGCACAGCAATCACCGCAAGTTGATGAATTACAGGTATTTGCGGAAAATGATTCGCTGCGCTGCCGATACGCCATTTCCGATCTGTTCGCCGGGAACACCCGCCAGACGCTGCTGTCCGGTTTGCCGGTACTGGTCCAGTTGCGCTGGCAGTTACTCGATGAAAACGAACGCGCGATCACCCAAATTATCCAAAAATTTCAGTTGAAATACGACATTTGGGAAGACCTTTTTTTTGAGGAATCGCCCAACGGAAAAAGCCAGTTTGCCAGCATCGAGGCGCTGGAAAGCGCCTGGCAATCGCCGGAACCGCAGCTGATTCTCGCCGGAAATTTACCGGACGCGGAATCCAAACTGCGCATTTCGCTGGACGTAAACGTGGTTCTGCTCAGCCGAACACAGGGGCAGCAGCTCAAAAACTGGATTTTCAACGCCAACGAAACCGAAGAATCGCTGCCCGGCAGCAACCGCGACACCGGTTTCACGCTCGATTTGAACCGCCTCTTTTCCCTCTTTTTCAGCCGTTCGGATGTGATCGAACAAACCAGCGTCCGCAAAATTTCGCCCGATTTCACCCTCAACGAACTACGCCGATGAAAACCATTCGCGCCAAATTGTTGCTCCTGTTGCTGGCGGTCGTTGTGCTGCCGTTTGTGCCCATCGTCTGGCTCGTGAATGATCTGGTGCATCACAGTTACAACGTGGGTGTCAATCCGCAGGTGGCGGCGGCGCTGGAAAGCGGCGTCGGCTATTCGCGGGAGCTGTATCAACAATATAAACAACAGCTTGCAACACAACTTTCCGCGCTTAAAATTGATCCGGCTTCCCCCAAAATACCGGAAAATTCGTCGCCGTGGCGATTCACATCGGTGCAAATTTTCGATGAAAATCTGGTGCAACGATCCGCCGTTTTGCGCGATTCTGCCGCAATTCCGGCAATCGATGCGAGCCATTTTGCCCAGCTCCGCGAGAGTGAATCGCCGCAACTGATGTTCACGGATCGCGAGGCGAACGCGTTCATCGCGATGGAAAAACGCGGGCGTCAATTCGTTGCGCTCACCGCCGCGCTCGATGAATCGTTTCTCGAAAAATCCGGGCAAAGTTTACAGATATATCAGTTGTATCGCACGCTGTCGTTGTCCCCGGCGTTTATTCCCACGCGTTTTTTGCTGGCATTTTTGTTGCTCAGCGCGGTGATCATCGCCGGAACCGTTGGCGTTGCCTACTGGCTGTCGCGGCGCATTTCCGAACCGATTGCGGATTTGGTGAAAGGCACGCAGGAAATCGGGCGCGGCAATCTCGATTACCAGATTCCCCAGCGCAGCACCGATGAACTCGGCGAACTCGTGCAATATTTCAATCGCATGACCGGCGAGTTGAAAGATTATCAACAGCGCACGATTTATCTGGAAAAAATGGCCGCCTGGCAGGAAATCGCCCGGCGGCTGGCGCACGAAATCAAAAACCCGCTGACACCCATTCAGCTTACCATTCAGGAAATGGTCGATCAATACGATGGCAGCGATCCCGAATATGCGCAACTGCTGCGGGAATGCCACGGCATCATCGGTGAGGAAATCGAGAATTTGCGGCGATTGGTGCGGGAATTTTCGGATTTCGGGCGAATGCCGGAGCCCGCTTTCAGCGAAACGAACCTCAATTTGCTGATTAGCGATGTGGTGAAATTGTATCCGCATCACAGCATTTTGCTGGATTTGTCGCCGGAAATTCCGCCGCTGCAACTCGACGAAGACCGCATTCGCCGGGTGCTGATCAATCTGGTTGAGAACGCTATTCAGGCGGATGCGACCGAAAATCCGGTAGAAATTTCCACTGCTAAAACAGTTGACTTTATTGAACTTATCGTTCGTGATCACGGCAGCGGCATTCCCGAAAAACTCCGCGAAAAAATTTTCGAGCCGTATTTTACCACCAAAAAATCCGGCGTGGGATTGGGTTTGGCCATTACCCGCAAAATGATTGAGGAGCACGGCGGCGAAATCCGCGTAGCTTCCGAGCCGGGCACTGGCACGGCGTTCACCATTCGGTTACCAATACAGCGTTCGAACATGTAAAAAATGTATTCGTTATTTGGCAGAAATCGAAACAAATATTAGCTTTCAGCATGAAAAATCTGACCGTCTGTGTCGTTGATGACGAAAAAAATATCCGCCGTTCGTTTGAGCTGATTTTGCGCAATCGCGTGAAATCGCTGCAGGTGTTTGAAGCCGGTGAGGCGTTGCTGGACGCGCTGCCGGGCGAAACAGTTGACGCGCTGTTTCTCGATGTGCAACTGCCGGGCATCGACGGCATCGAAACGTTGAAACGGCTGAAAGAAATCTCGCCAACAACCGAAGTGGTGATGATTTCCGGGCACGCAACGCTCAGCACCGCAGTGGACGCCACTCGCGCCGGCGCGTATGATTTTTTGGAAAAACCCCTTCAAAAAGAGAAAATTGTGCTCACGCTGGAGCACCTCGCCGAACGGCAATCGCTGAAGCAGCGGTTTGCCGATTTGCAATCGGCGATTTCGGCGGAAAACCGCATCATCGGCGAGTCGCCGGCAATTCTCTCCGTGCTCCAAAAAGTGAAAAAAATAGCGCCGACGGACAGCAAAGTGCTGATTACCGGTGAAAGCGGGGTTGGCAAAGAGCTGGTGGCGTTCGCGATTCATCAAAACAGCACGCGCGCAAAGCAGCCGTTTGTAAAAATGAACTGCGCCGCC of Calditrichia bacterium contains these proteins:
- a CDS encoding BamA/TamA family outer membrane protein, which encodes MKNNIRHILIFLIAVAALQPLFGQQALTVETLEITGNSKTRESVIRNYLTIRENEPVTREQLAADEARLRSTNFFKEVQISIMPGSEKGLAKVTVTVSERKWPFFQFKSGFNELDGWYISPIGLRFDNILGRGNVLGWELIIGDRVAGARLAYVRPFLFGSEYDLGVQIFGYNREFLHFQPDERLRQQVRDAGFKLQISGNSGLAKYFSAAIVGQNVVPDTFLTRERNGDERFDAPTFLQQPVDTQKIGRFILAFTVDTRDQKIHPLSGWWGSAVLDQATKELGSFASFYRFTVDVRRYQPLWKKLTGAARIRWGTVSESAPFYEKFYLGGPNSLRGYADRSLTPPGYAAEIAQSSVELRFPLSRRLKYDRFTGVLFFDAGYAWNDPEAFDFSKFKSGIGWGLRLRLPIVGLLRTDFAYPLDGDDREMRVHVSLGHTF
- a CDS encoding HAMP domain-containing protein, whose product is MKTIRAKLLLLLLAVVVLPFVPIVWLVNDLVHHSYNVGVNPQVAAALESGVGYSRELYQQYKQQLATQLSALKIDPASPKIPENSSPWRFTSVQIFDENLVQRSAVLRDSAAIPAIDASHFAQLRESESPQLMFTDREANAFIAMEKRGRQFVALTAALDESFLEKSGQSLQIYQLYRTLSLSPAFIPTRFLLAFLLLSAVIIAGTVGVAYWLSRRISEPIADLVKGTQEIGRGNLDYQIPQRSTDELGELVQYFNRMTGELKDYQQRTIYLEKMAAWQEIARRLAHEIKNPLTPIQLTIQEMVDQYDGSDPEYAQLLRECHGIIGEEIENLRRLVREFSDFGRMPEPAFSETNLNLLISDVVKLYPHHSILLDLSPEIPPLQLDEDRIRRVLINLVENAIQADATENPVEISTAKTVDFIELIVRDHGSGIPEKLREKIFEPYFTTKKSGVGLGLAITRKMIEEHGGEIRVASEPGTGTAFTIRLPIQRSNM